A single window of Anopheles moucheti chromosome 2, idAnoMoucSN_F20_07, whole genome shotgun sequence DNA harbors:
- the LOC128296888 gene encoding aminopeptidase N-like encodes MLIHWLLGVVGILAGVHTAVAAVHPAQERWSQLAGGLDDEAVKLASAQELRYRLPTYIVPTHYKLYVETQVHTGNRSYSGSVDIHLDIQRQTSTIYVHNRGLRITANELYFSDEAANITFLETLRYTEDSEREFTIFSIRRALAPAEYILRLDFEGQLRTDEDGFYISSYRDENGARRYLASTQFQAISARSAFPCLDEPALKTTFSVEIKHHPSYQAVANMPISAIAGDLDGNVVTVFETTPPMSVYLLAFMVSDFLYTENAEAAQRVYARPNAINQTQYALEAGVRILSVFDEYLGLPYSTFMPKVDQTALTQFSAGAMENWGLCKYREEYLLYEPGVTTYRTQTAITTVIAHEYAHQWFGNVVTNKWWSYLWLNEGFATLYEYMAADMAYPERQYRDLFNVQVLQRVLITDADESTRPMTFSRGATFYTIGSLFDNVAYSKGGSVLQMFGQVLSASVWQQVIRLYVERNALGAVGTEEFIEAMQEVVNGADVLPDHIDVESFVTSWVDQPGYPVLELRRSYWGEIILTQDRFYANRIVNDDTTLWMIPYTILEQGDSLEAPLEWHWMTTKAIRVPSGTPDNEWVLANVNQAGFYRVNYDATNWYMLIRALTEETTSIPMHSRAQLVDDAFHLARSNRLDLEIALDLMTYLRHEREYPPWEAANRALNYFYNRMRGRSDYVRYQLFVDTLISDVLLTLSVSTVAPDERLLDKYLRQVISSWACRMEIETCLTDTRLALEREVEGEEPVHPDVSEVVYCYGLRTATSDAFQYLFAKLQSSDNRGERSKLINALGCATDAEQLQAYLLIAIGGELQVDFDAEERYYILSSVLVSHAGAQALMNFLSANYAYVVDTLGAGTLNSLVQSIAAQTNTLAEEQMLNGLLLQLQTTLPDGAIETAQATVARNLAWPSTREGVLLSYFLERHSFQPA; translated from the exons ATGCTGATACATTGGTTACTAGGTGTTGTGGGTATCCTAGCCGGAGTACACACCGCCGTTGCTGCGGTGCATCCGGCGCAAGAAAGGTGGTCTCAGTTGGCCGGTGGCCTCGATGACGAAGCTGTAAAGTTGGCTTCAGCACAAGAGCTACGCTACCGACTGCCAACTTATATCGTGCCGACGCATTACAAGCTGTACGTGGAAACGCAGGTCCACACCGGAAACCGATCGTACAGTGGCAGTGTGGACATCCATTTGGACATCCAGAGGCAAACGTCTACCATCTACGTGCACAACCGCGGGCTGCGCATTACGGCCAATGAGCTGTACTTTTCCGACGAGGCCGCTAACATTACTTTTCTCGAAACGCTGCGCTACACCGAAGATAGCGAGCGAGAGTTTACGATTTTCTCGATACGCCGCGCACTTGCTCCGGCCGAGTACATCTTGCGCTTAGATTTTGAAGGTCAGCTGCGCACCGATGAGGATGGGTTCTACATTAGCTCGTATCGGGACGAGAACGGGGCGCGAAGGTATCTCGCGTCGACCCAGTTCCAGGCGATCAGTGCTCGCTCGGCCTTCCCGTGTCTGGATGAGCCTGCCCTGAAGACGACGTTCAGTGTGGAAATCAAACATCATCCGAGCTATCAGGCTGTAGCTAATATGCCAATATCGGCCATCGCTGG AGATCTGGACGGTAACGTGGTTACGGTGTTCGAAACAACGCCACCGATGTCGGTCTACCTGCTGGCGTTCATGGTGTCCGATTTCTTGTACACCGAGAACGCAGAGGCGGCCCAGCGCGTTTACGCTCGACCGAACGCAATCAACCAAACGCAATACGCACTGGAAGCTGGAGTTCGCATATTGAGCGTGTTCGATGAGTATCTGGGCCTGCCGTACAGCACCTTCATGCCCAAGGTGGATCAGACAGCCCTCACCCAATTTTCCGCGGGCGCCATGGAAAACTGGGGATTGTGCAAATATCG TGAGGAGTACCTCCTGTACGAGCCGGGCGTTACGACCTATCGGACGCAAACAGCGATCACCACCGTCATAGCGCACGAGTACGCGCACCAATGGTTTGGGAACGTGGTCACCAACAAGTGGTGGAGTTATCTGTGGCTTAACGAAGGTTTTGCCACGCTGTACGAGTACATGGCGGCCGATATGGCTTATCCGGAGCGCCAATATCGTGACTTGTTCAACGTGCAAGTACTGCAGCGCGTTCTCATCACAGACGCCGATGAAAGCACGCGCCCCATGACGTTTAGCCGCGGCGCAACCTTCTACACCATCGGTAGCCTGTTCGATAATGTCGCCTACTCGAAGGGCGGCTCGGTACTTCAGATGTTCGGCCAGGTTCTGTCGGCATCGGTCTGGCAGCAGGTGATAAGGCTGTACGTGGAACGGAACGCGTTGGGAGCGGTTGGGACGGAAGAATTCATCGAGGCAATGCAGGAAGTGGTCAACGGTGCAGACGTGCTGCCCGACCATATCGACGTGGAGAGCTTTGTCACGAGCTGGGTCGATCAGCCTGGCTATCCCGTGCTTGAGCTTCGACGCTCGTACTGGGGAGAAATCATACTGACGCAGGATCGATTCTACGCCAACCGAATAGTGAACGACGACACCACCCTTTGGATGATCCCGTACACGATCCTGGAGCAGGGTGACTCGCTAGAAGCACCGCTCGAGTGGCACTGGATGACCACGAAGGCTATTCGCGTACCCAGCGGCACGCCGGACAACGAGTGGGTGTTGGCCAACGTTAACCAGGCCGGATTCTATCGGGTGAACTACGATGCCACGAACTGGTACATGCTGATCCGTGCGCTGACCGAGGAAACCACCTCCATTCCGATGCACAGTCGAGCGCAGCTCGTCGACGATGCCTTCCATTTGGCGCGATCGAACCGATTGGATCTCGAGATTGCCCTCGATCTGATGACGTACCTGCGTCACGAACGGGAATATCCACCATGGGAAGCAGCGAACCGCGCCCTCAACTACTTCTACAATCGTATGCGTGGTCGGTCGGATTACGTTCGCTATCAGCTCTTCGTGGACACGCTGATTAGTGATGTGCTGCTAACGCTCAGCGTCTCCACGGTGGCACCGGACGAGAGGTTGCTGGACAAGTACCTCAGGCAGGTGATATCCAGCTGGGCATGCCGGATGGAGATAGAAACCTGTCTCACGGACACCCGCCTCGCGCTGGAACGGGAAGTGGAAGGTGAGGAACCCGTCCACCCGGATGTGTCGGAAGTGGTGTACTGCTATGGGCTGCGTACGGCCACCTCGGATGCCTTCCAGTACCTGTTCGCAAAGCTGCAGAGTTCGGACAACCGGGGCGAACGATCGAAGCTGATCAATGCGCTGGGCTGCGCCACCGACGCGGAACAACTGCAGGCCTACCTGCTGATTGCGATTGGTGGGGAATTGCAGGTGGATTTCGACGCGGAGGAGCGATACTACATTCTATCGTCCGTTCTGGTGAGCCACGCTGGAGCCCAAGCATTGATGAACTTCCTGAGCGCGAACTACGCGTACGTTGTGGACACGCTTGGAGCGGGCACATTGAACAGCCTGGTACAGTCCATCGCTGCTCAGACAAATACGCTGGCGGAGGAACAGATG CTTAACGGGTTGCTGTTGCAGCTGCAAACGACGCTTCCGGACGGTGCAATAGAGACCGCACAGGCTACGGTGGCCAGAAACCTAGCGTGGCCTTCCACCCGTGAAGGTGTTTTGCTGAGCTACTTCCTGGAACGTCACTCTTTTCAGCCGGCCTAA